One genomic region from Dehalobacter restrictus DSM 9455 encodes:
- a CDS encoding metal-dependent hydrolase, giving the protein MNIIFHGHACFEIQSDAGRLMIDPYLRKNPKAKVKPADFKALDAILVTHGHSDHLGDAVELARLTGAVLISNFELCRYAETFGVRIHPMHIGGKHVFPFGTVKLTQAIHGSGIEQADGTCLYGGLACGFLLQLEGKRLYHAGDTGLFGDMKLIGSLTEIDLAMLPIGDNFVMGPEDAAEAAQMLQAKVVVPMHYNTFEEEQQDAKAFLALLSRKAPESKGMILEPGQYMKL; this is encoded by the coding sequence ATGAATATTATCTTTCACGGACATGCCTGTTTTGAAATCCAGTCTGACGCAGGTCGGCTGATGATAGATCCATATTTGCGGAAGAATCCGAAAGCAAAGGTCAAACCGGCTGATTTTAAAGCGCTCGATGCAATTCTGGTCACGCATGGTCATAGCGATCATTTGGGAGACGCAGTCGAACTGGCCAGGCTGACCGGGGCAGTCCTGATCTCTAATTTTGAACTATGCCGGTATGCGGAGACCTTTGGGGTGAGGATTCATCCGATGCATATCGGAGGCAAGCACGTCTTTCCATTTGGAACTGTAAAGCTGACTCAGGCCATTCATGGTTCCGGGATCGAGCAGGCTGACGGAACCTGTCTGTATGGTGGTTTGGCCTGCGGTTTTCTGCTTCAGCTCGAAGGCAAGCGGCTTTACCATGCCGGGGATACCGGTTTGTTCGGGGATATGAAGCTTATTGGCAGCCTGACAGAAATCGATCTGGCTATGCTGCCAATCGGGGATAATTTTGTGATGGGGCCGGAAGATGCGGCCGAAGCAGCTCAGATGCTCCAGGCCAAAGTCGTGGTTCCGATGCATTACAATACATTTGAGGAAGAACAGCAGGATGCCAAGGCCTTTCTCGCGCTGCTAAGCAGAAAAGCACCGGAGAGCAAGGGAATGATTCTTGAGCCGGGACAGTATATGAAGTTATAG
- a CDS encoding small, acid-soluble spore protein, alpha/beta type — protein MKMEIASELGIIQQVQNEGWDSLSPRISGKIGGKLSQRLKRINK, from the coding sequence ATGAAAATGGAGATTGCTTCGGAACTTGGCATCATCCAGCAGGTCCAAAACGAGGGCTGGGATTCCCTGTCTCCGAGAATTTCCGGGAAAATAGGCGGAAAGTTGTCTCAGAGATTAAAACGGATTAATAAATAA
- a CDS encoding tRNA (cytidine(34)-2'-O)-methyltransferase, which produces MMTDSRLNIVLVEPEIPPNTGNIARLCAAVQADLHLVKPLGFSIDDKHLKRAGLDYWHLLKVHVYENFNDFETQNAEGQFFLATTKASKFYTDVEFPDRCYLLFGRETKGLAPEILQRYPDRQIRLPMRKDARSLNLSNSVAVIAYEVLRQWGFPGQV; this is translated from the coding sequence ATGATGACGGACAGCAGGTTAAACATTGTACTAGTTGAACCCGAGATACCTCCCAATACTGGAAATATTGCCAGATTGTGCGCAGCGGTTCAGGCTGACTTGCATTTAGTGAAGCCGCTCGGCTTCAGTATTGACGATAAGCATTTAAAAAGGGCAGGACTCGATTACTGGCATCTCTTAAAGGTACATGTTTATGAAAATTTTAACGATTTCGAAACCCAGAACGCTGAAGGTCAGTTTTTTCTGGCCACGACCAAAGCGTCTAAGTTTTATACAGATGTGGAGTTTCCAGACCGCTGCTATCTGCTTTTTGGACGGGAAACGAAGGGGCTGGCACCGGAAATTCTACAGCGCTATCCGGACCGGCAGATCCGCCTGCCGATGAGAAAGGATGCGAGGTCCTTAAATCTGTCCAATTCAGTCGCGGTGATTGCGTATGAGGTTCTGCGTCAATGGGGCTTCCCAGGCCAGGTGTGA
- a CDS encoding DRTGG domain-containing protein gives MTKTKHQQILNFIEDLDIGSKVSVRFIAKELDVSEGTAYRAIKEAENKGFVRSIPKVGTLRIEGVKEKQIEDLTLQEVAQIVEGLVICGENRLTECPNKFIIAAMELKDLARYLEEGALCIVGNRTDAQLLALKNNVPLLISGGPGPTEEVVALAKSLNSVIIISPYDTFVVTTMINRALFDRLIGKELLLIEDIMVKDAKVLEDSATIGDWYKLSQKTGHSRFPVIDNQHNLLGTVTAVDVAGEGVEVKITKVMNRNPLTVGRDDPVTHISRKMVWEGWEIAPVLENGKLIGIISLQDVLEAFQQIQKQPQFGETVDNLVLSGFGYVEESEYLTIRGEITQFMVNEFGSASCGVLVTLMNTAGYIALRKKYRLDAITENFSFYQFHPVPAGTVVSISARLLLVTKKNCNIEIEVFNDNGVLAKGMMTARMGDKR, from the coding sequence TTGACAAAGACAAAGCATCAGCAGATTCTTAATTTTATTGAGGATCTCGACATAGGGAGCAAGGTATCAGTCCGGTTTATTGCCAAAGAGCTTGATGTCAGCGAAGGGACTGCTTACCGCGCAATTAAAGAAGCGGAGAACAAAGGGTTTGTCCGTTCGATCCCGAAGGTTGGGACGCTGCGGATTGAAGGGGTCAAAGAAAAACAGATTGAAGATCTTACGCTTCAGGAAGTAGCCCAAATCGTGGAAGGGCTTGTTATCTGCGGAGAGAACAGGCTGACGGAATGTCCGAATAAGTTTATTATTGCGGCGATGGAACTGAAAGATTTAGCGCGTTATCTGGAAGAAGGCGCGCTTTGTATCGTCGGCAACAGGACAGATGCCCAGCTCCTTGCCTTGAAAAATAATGTTCCTTTGCTTATTTCCGGAGGCCCGGGACCTACGGAAGAGGTCGTGGCGCTGGCCAAGAGCCTGAATTCGGTGATTATCATTTCCCCGTATGACACCTTCGTAGTTACGACGATGATCAACCGGGCGCTTTTTGACAGGCTCATCGGCAAGGAACTATTGCTCATTGAAGATATCATGGTCAAGGATGCGAAGGTTCTGGAAGACAGTGCTACGATCGGAGACTGGTATAAGCTTTCGCAAAAGACCGGACACAGCCGCTTCCCGGTCATCGATAACCAGCACAACCTGCTCGGCACTGTGACCGCGGTCGATGTCGCCGGCGAAGGCGTCGAGGTCAAGATCACCAAAGTCATGAACAGGAATCCGCTGACCGTCGGAAGAGACGATCCGGTTACCCATATCTCCCGCAAAATGGTCTGGGAGGGCTGGGAGATTGCGCCCGTACTTGAAAACGGCAAGTTGATCGGAATCATAAGCTTGCAGGATGTACTCGAGGCTTTTCAGCAGATCCAAAAGCAGCCTCAGTTCGGCGAGACCGTGGATAATCTGGTTTTAAGCGGCTTTGGTTATGTGGAAGAGTCTGAATACCTGACCATTCGGGGCGAAATCACGCAGTTTATGGTAAATGAATTTGGTTCAGCCAGCTGCGGTGTTCTGGTAACCCTGATGAATACGGCGGGTTACATTGCGCTCCGAAAAAAATACCGCTTGGATGCGATCACGGAAAATTTCAGCTTTTATCAATTCCATCCGGTTCCGGCCGGAACAGTCGTCAGCATTTCGGCCAGACTGTTGCTAGTAACAAAAAAGAACTGCAATATTGAGATTGAAGTTTTCAATGATAACGGAGTCCTGGCTAAAGGGATGATGACAGCCCGGATGGGGGATAAAAGATAG
- a CDS encoding aconitate hydratase, whose translation MKQNLTQKILSAHLISGELGAGGEIGIKIDQTLTQDATGTMAYLQFEAVGIPRVKTELSVSYIDHNTLQTGFENADDHAFLQSCASRFGVYFSRPGNGICHQVHLERFGKPGKTLLGSDSHTPTGGGIGMLAMGAGGLDVAVAMGGGEFYLPDPKVVKINLTGKLAPWVSAKDVILEVLRRLSVKGGVGKIFEYAGSGVSTLSVPERATITNMGAELGATTSVFPSDEQTRIFLKAQGRENDWIPLEADADAVYDEEICIDLSALEPLAAQPHMPDNVVAVSSLKNIKVNQVAIGSCTNSSYRDLMTAAAILKGKVVDPSVSLVIAPGSRQVLTMLANNGALTALLDSGARILESACGPCIGMGQSPSSGAVSLRTFNRNFEGRSGTADAGVYLVSPEVAAASALTGYFTDPRTLGPTVEIPMPENFRVDDSLIIPPGSPDTAIVRGPNIKALPIAPKLTPDLELPVVIKLNDNITTDDIMPAGAKILPLRSNIPALSEYVYSKIDAGFSARARQLGQSIIVAGQNYGQGSSREHAALVPMYLGVRVVLAKSFARIHKANLINFGILPLTFVNESDYDLIKDDSKLIFTNLTEALSNSVEFDILLSGRNASIRVSHNLTERQIGIILAGGLLNYTKEAGK comes from the coding sequence ATGAAACAAAATTTAACACAAAAAATATTATCCGCCCATCTCATCTCCGGTGAACTTGGGGCCGGAGGAGAAATCGGCATCAAGATAGATCAGACTTTAACTCAGGATGCCACAGGAACCATGGCTTATCTTCAGTTTGAAGCCGTTGGCATTCCAAGAGTCAAAACAGAATTATCCGTCAGCTACATCGATCACAACACCCTGCAGACCGGTTTTGAAAATGCTGACGACCACGCCTTTCTCCAAAGCTGCGCTTCCCGCTTTGGTGTTTATTTTTCGCGTCCCGGCAACGGGATCTGCCACCAGGTCCATCTGGAGCGTTTCGGAAAACCTGGTAAAACCCTGTTAGGTTCGGACAGTCACACCCCTACCGGCGGCGGAATCGGCATGCTGGCCATGGGTGCCGGCGGCCTCGATGTTGCTGTAGCCATGGGCGGCGGCGAATTCTATCTGCCTGACCCGAAAGTCGTCAAAATCAATCTAACCGGGAAATTAGCTCCTTGGGTGTCCGCCAAAGATGTCATTCTGGAAGTCCTGCGCCGCCTGTCCGTCAAAGGCGGTGTCGGCAAGATCTTTGAATATGCCGGTTCTGGCGTCTCTACGTTAAGTGTCCCCGAAAGAGCTACCATCACCAACATGGGTGCCGAGCTCGGTGCAACGACCTCCGTCTTCCCGAGCGATGAACAGACCCGGATCTTTCTGAAAGCCCAGGGCCGCGAAAACGACTGGATTCCGCTTGAAGCTGACGCCGATGCGGTATACGATGAGGAAATCTGCATCGACCTTTCTGCCTTGGAACCGCTTGCAGCTCAGCCGCATATGCCTGACAACGTCGTCGCTGTAAGCTCGTTAAAGAATATCAAAGTCAACCAGGTAGCGATCGGCAGCTGTACGAATTCTTCCTACCGCGATCTGATGACCGCCGCCGCCATCTTAAAAGGCAAAGTGGTCGATCCGAGCGTCAGCCTGGTGATCGCTCCGGGCTCCCGTCAAGTTCTGACTATGCTGGCCAATAACGGCGCGCTGACCGCTCTTCTTGATTCCGGAGCCAGAATATTGGAATCCGCCTGCGGGCCCTGCATCGGCATGGGACAGTCCCCTTCTTCCGGCGCCGTCTCCTTAAGGACCTTTAACCGCAACTTTGAAGGACGCAGCGGAACTGCGGACGCTGGCGTGTATCTGGTCAGCCCGGAAGTCGCTGCTGCCAGTGCGCTGACAGGTTACTTTACCGATCCCCGCACGCTGGGCCCCACTGTTGAAATCCCGATGCCGGAAAATTTCCGGGTCGATGATTCACTGATTATTCCTCCCGGTTCTCCGGACACCGCCATCGTGCGCGGCCCAAATATTAAAGCACTGCCGATTGCTCCGAAGCTTACGCCGGATCTGGAACTTCCCGTCGTAATCAAGCTGAATGACAATATTACCACAGACGATATCATGCCTGCAGGCGCCAAAATACTGCCGCTCAGATCCAATATTCCTGCTCTTTCCGAATATGTTTATAGCAAGATTGATGCCGGATTCTCTGCTAGAGCCAGACAGCTTGGTCAAAGCATTATTGTGGCCGGACAGAACTACGGTCAGGGCTCCAGCCGCGAACATGCCGCATTGGTTCCGATGTACCTCGGCGTCAGAGTTGTCCTGGCCAAGAGCTTTGCCCGGATTCATAAAGCTAATTTAATTAATTTTGGCATCCTGCCGCTTACTTTTGTCAATGAGAGTGACTATGACCTGATTAAGGACGACAGCAAGCTTATCTTTACAAATCTGACTGAAGCCCTATCAAACTCCGTAGAATTTGATATCTTGTTAAGCGGAAGAAATGCTTCCATCAGGGTCAGCCATAACCTGACTGAACGCCAGATTGGAATCATCCTAGCCGGAGGCTTACTGAACTATACCAAAGAAGCCGGCAAATAA
- a CDS encoding glycosyltransferase family 4 protein — protein MLSYLSTFLLAVLFALILTPISIILAREWGVMDYPGERRIHKTPIPRLGGAAIYLAFWLAVFLMVAVNKMLIGLFLGSTIIFVVGIYDDVKGMRPLVKLLWQILAAVILIFFGMAVPHITLPLYGVVQLGLIGNIFAVLWIVGLVNAVNISDGMDGLASGICFIAAITLFWSATIRSAYPGADLLMLALSGVTLGFLFYNFNPAKIIMGDSGSMFLGYMIGSVSIWGLLKTATVLGLVFPLLVLGMPLMDMLFAIIRRKWKGHSIVRADRGHLHHRLLDTGLNQRQAVFVLYGISLCFGLAAIFSAYGHWYIAAILVVIDLGIILRIMFRKFRLHNWYTVTRPVSADMEDKKDVEKDDAGMQQKTEEQSQAETQNPEEQNQEEKIKMRNKV, from the coding sequence ATGCTTTCTTATTTATCAACATTTTTACTGGCAGTCCTATTTGCTTTGATTTTAACACCCATCTCCATTATCCTGGCCAGAGAATGGGGTGTGATGGATTATCCGGGCGAGCGGAGAATACATAAGACCCCGATTCCGCGTCTCGGCGGTGCTGCGATTTATCTGGCTTTTTGGCTGGCTGTTTTTCTGATGGTAGCCGTGAATAAAATGCTGATCGGACTTTTCCTCGGCAGCACAATTATTTTTGTGGTCGGCATCTATGATGATGTAAAAGGAATGAGGCCTCTGGTCAAACTGCTCTGGCAGATCCTAGCCGCGGTGATTCTGATCTTTTTTGGTATGGCAGTCCCGCATATTACACTGCCTCTATATGGAGTCGTCCAACTAGGCTTGATCGGCAATATCTTTGCCGTGCTATGGATTGTCGGTTTGGTCAATGCTGTGAATATATCCGACGGTATGGATGGCCTCGCTTCGGGTATTTGCTTTATTGCGGCGATCACATTATTCTGGTCCGCAACCATCCGTTCAGCCTATCCGGGGGCCGATCTTCTGATGCTGGCCCTGAGCGGCGTAACGCTGGGCTTTTTGTTCTATAACTTTAATCCTGCTAAAATCATTATGGGTGATTCCGGGAGCATGTTTCTCGGCTATATGATCGGATCAGTCTCCATTTGGGGTTTGCTGAAAACCGCTACAGTACTCGGTTTGGTTTTCCCGTTGCTGGTGCTCGGCATGCCTTTGATGGACATGCTGTTTGCGATCATCCGGAGGAAGTGGAAAGGACATTCGATCGTCCGGGCAGATAGGGGACACCTTCATCACCGGTTGCTCGATACTGGCCTGAACCAGCGCCAGGCAGTGTTTGTTCTATATGGAATCAGCCTTTGTTTCGGGCTGGCGGCAATTTTCTCCGCCTATGGACACTGGTACATCGCGGCGATTCTGGTGGTCATTGACCTCGGCATTATTTTGCGGATTATGTTCAGAAAGTTCCGCCTGCATAACTGGTACACGGTGACAAGACCGGTTTCTGCAGACATGGAAGATAAGAAGGACGTGGAGAAGGATGACGCGGGAATGCAGCAAAAAACGGAAGAGCAGAGTCAGGCAGAAACGCAGAATCCAGAAGAGCAGAATCAAGAAGAAAAGATCAAAATGAGGAATAAAGTATGA
- a CDS encoding DNA polymerase III subunit alpha produces the protein MFTHLHVHTEYSLLDGAARINDLVHSAAELEMPALAITDHGVMYGVLDFYKACGKQGIKPIIGCEIYMAPGKRTERVLGKDDKNYHLVLLAETNEGYQNLVKIVSQANVDGFYYKPRADKELLQQHSKGLIALSACLGGEIPEYLMQDNPARARAAAMEYLDIFGPEHFYLELQDHGITDQRKVNAGLWDLHRETRIPLLATNDVHYIRKEDASVQDILLCIQTGKTLADSSRMSFEGREYYLKSKQEMNLLFGETPEVLRQTNEIAERCNVSFSFGQHYLPVYEVPEGCTLDEYLRELCWKAFPVFYPEETPEQRERLEYELGIITQTGFSGYFLIVSDFCRYAREHDVAVGPGRGSAAASMVAYLLGITSVEPLRHDLLFERFLNPERISMPDIDIDFDPEGREKVIKYVTEKYGEEKVCQIITFGTMGAKGVLRDVGRVLNIPLSKVDKVAKAVPYELGMTLERALAVSPELQKMVREEEEIKKLYEISKSLEGMPRHASTHAAGVVIARDELTSYLPLQKTSDGLLMTQFPMKTVEEIGLLKMDFLGLRNLTILTKALANIEQARDIRLDLNHLPLDDQATYQLLSEGNSTGVFQLESGGMRAILKDLKPNCFEDIIAVNALYRPGPMEQIPEFVRRKHGGLIKVLHSKIEEILRPTYGIIVYQEQVMQIAQNLGGYSLGRADLLRRAMGKKDKKIMAEEKQNFIYGLQDSGGEWIVPGALRLGIGEKEAEEIFDLMAKFAEYGFNKGHATAYAMISYQTAYLKANYPLEYTAALLSSVIGASDKVTFYIQEARSSGIEILPPDVQYSYRDFTIEHGAIRFGLEAIRNVGTQVVDRIIAERANGPFASFYDFIVRMDAKVLNKRTLESLIKAGAFQSLCSRAQAMKVLDQALELAQNRQKDNESGQMSLFDLDQDLDEGLRMPEIPEFSESEILKMEREYIGIYLTAHPLYSVNDLLRKITSSEIAACLESAEEKKVILGGIINSYRQTITKKGEMMATFLLEDLTGTIEVLVFPRLFPEVVRMDNDHIVVVHGRYYVNEDEKKIFAEKVLPIEECSVKPDKLFLKIPSNQDTELTDKILAILGAFRGTHPVYFFCQDNKKTFEISPNYFVRPSEELDRALIALLGNDQVRWQ, from the coding sequence ATGTTCACACATCTTCATGTTCATACCGAATACAGTCTTCTGGACGGCGCGGCCAGAATCAATGACCTTGTACATTCTGCTGCTGAGCTGGAAATGCCGGCGCTTGCGATCACTGATCACGGCGTGATGTACGGCGTGCTGGATTTTTATAAAGCCTGTGGCAAACAGGGAATCAAGCCTATCATCGGCTGTGAGATCTATATGGCTCCCGGAAAAAGAACGGAACGGGTCCTCGGCAAAGATGACAAGAACTATCATCTGGTTCTTCTTGCCGAAACGAACGAGGGCTATCAGAACCTGGTGAAAATTGTTTCGCAGGCCAACGTGGACGGTTTTTATTACAAACCTAGGGCCGACAAGGAGCTTTTACAGCAGCACAGTAAAGGTTTGATTGCATTGAGCGCCTGTCTGGGCGGGGAGATCCCGGAGTACCTGATGCAGGACAATCCGGCCAGAGCCAGAGCGGCCGCGATGGAGTATCTTGATATTTTCGGTCCGGAACACTTTTATCTGGAGTTGCAGGATCATGGCATCACCGATCAGAGAAAGGTCAACGCCGGCCTCTGGGACCTGCACCGGGAGACGCGGATTCCGCTGCTTGCGACCAACGATGTCCATTATATTCGGAAAGAAGATGCGTCGGTTCAGGATATCCTGCTGTGCATCCAGACCGGAAAGACGCTGGCTGACAGCTCCAGGATGAGCTTTGAGGGCAGGGAGTATTATCTGAAAAGCAAGCAGGAGATGAATTTGCTTTTTGGGGAGACGCCCGAGGTTTTACGCCAGACGAATGAGATTGCGGAGCGCTGCAACGTCAGCTTTTCGTTTGGCCAGCATTATCTGCCGGTCTACGAGGTTCCGGAAGGCTGCACCCTGGACGAGTACCTGCGGGAATTATGCTGGAAGGCGTTCCCGGTATTCTACCCGGAGGAAACGCCGGAACAGCGCGAGCGGCTGGAATATGAGCTTGGGATTATTACCCAGACTGGTTTTTCCGGGTATTTTTTGATTGTGTCCGATTTCTGCCGGTATGCCCGGGAGCATGATGTTGCAGTCGGTCCGGGGCGTGGTTCAGCAGCTGCGAGTATGGTTGCGTACTTGCTTGGCATCACCTCCGTGGAGCCACTGCGCCATGATCTTCTTTTTGAACGTTTTTTAAATCCGGAAAGGATATCCATGCCGGATATTGATATCGACTTTGACCCGGAAGGCCGGGAAAAAGTCATCAAATATGTAACAGAAAAGTATGGGGAAGAGAAGGTTTGCCAGATCATTACGTTTGGTACCATGGGTGCCAAGGGCGTGCTGAGGGATGTCGGAAGAGTCCTGAATATACCGCTCAGCAAAGTCGATAAAGTCGCCAAAGCGGTACCGTATGAATTGGGCATGACGCTGGAAAGAGCGCTGGCCGTTTCTCCTGAATTGCAGAAAATGGTTAGGGAAGAAGAGGAAATCAAAAAGTTGTATGAGATTTCCAAGTCCCTGGAGGGGATGCCGCGGCATGCTTCCACGCATGCTGCCGGCGTCGTGATTGCCAGGGACGAATTGACCAGTTACCTTCCACTTCAGAAAACCTCCGACGGGCTCTTGATGACGCAGTTTCCGATGAAAACGGTTGAGGAGATCGGACTGCTGAAGATGGATTTCCTGGGTCTGCGGAACCTGACGATCCTGACCAAAGCGCTTGCAAATATTGAACAGGCCCGCGATATCCGGCTTGACCTGAACCATTTGCCGCTCGACGACCAAGCGACGTATCAGCTGCTTTCCGAAGGGAACAGTACAGGTGTATTTCAGCTGGAAAGCGGTGGCATGCGGGCCATCTTAAAAGATTTGAAGCCCAATTGTTTTGAAGATATTATTGCGGTAAACGCGCTGTACCGGCCCGGTCCGATGGAACAGATTCCGGAGTTCGTGCGCCGGAAGCATGGCGGGCTGATCAAAGTCCTGCATTCAAAAATAGAAGAGATTTTAAGACCGACCTACGGGATTATCGTCTACCAGGAACAGGTCATGCAGATAGCTCAGAATCTTGGCGGATACTCTCTTGGACGAGCAGATCTTCTGCGCAGGGCCATGGGAAAAAAAGACAAGAAGATCATGGCCGAAGAAAAGCAGAATTTTATCTACGGCCTGCAGGACAGCGGCGGTGAATGGATTGTGCCGGGAGCGCTCCGTCTGGGTATAGGTGAAAAGGAAGCTGAAGAGATTTTTGATCTGATGGCCAAATTTGCCGAGTACGGATTCAATAAGGGGCATGCCACGGCTTATGCGATGATCTCATATCAGACAGCGTATCTGAAGGCGAATTATCCGCTCGAATACACTGCAGCGCTGCTGAGTTCCGTAATCGGCGCATCAGATAAAGTCACTTTTTACATTCAGGAAGCCAGGAGCAGCGGCATTGAGATTCTGCCGCCCGATGTCCAGTACAGTTACCGGGATTTTACCATAGAACACGGAGCGATACGTTTCGGGCTCGAGGCGATCCGCAATGTCGGGACACAGGTGGTTGACAGGATCATCGCCGAAAGAGCTAACGGCCCGTTTGCGTCGTTTTATGACTTTATTGTACGCATGGATGCTAAAGTTCTAAACAAACGAACCCTTGAAAGTCTGATTAAGGCCGGCGCGTTTCAGTCACTGTGCAGCCGCGCTCAGGCTATGAAAGTCCTGGATCAGGCCCTGGAGCTGGCCCAGAACCGGCAAAAGGACAACGAATCCGGCCAGATGTCTTTGTTTGATCTCGACCAGGACCTCGATGAAGGGTTGCGTATGCCTGAAATACCGGAATTCAGCGAGAGCGAGATCCTAAAGATGGAGAGGGAGTATATCGGTATTTATCTCACAGCCCATCCGCTTTATTCCGTGAATGACCTATTAAGGAAAATCACGAGTTCAGAAATTGCGGCCTGTCTCGAAAGTGCGGAAGAAAAAAAGGTCATTCTGGGTGGGATAATAAATTCTTATCGGCAAACAATAACGAAAAAAGGGGAAATGATGGCTACCTTCTTACTGGAGGATCTGACCGGAACGATTGAGGTTCTGGTATTCCCCAGATTGTTTCCGGAAGTTGTCAGGATGGACAACGACCATATTGTGGTTGTTCACGGTCGTTATTATGTGAATGAAGATGAAAAGAAAATATTTGCTGAAAAAGTTCTGCCGATCGAGGAATGCAGCGTCAAACCGGATAAATTGTTTCTGAAGATTCCAAGCAATCAGGATACGGAACTGACCGATAAGATCCTGGCAATCCTTGGGGCATTTCGCGGAACGCATCCTGTCTATTTCTTTTGCCAGGATAATAAGAAGACCTTTGAGATAAGTCCAAATTATTTTGTCAGGCCATCTGAAGAGCTTGACAGGGCGCTTATTGCGCTTTTGGGAAATGATCAGGTAAGATGGCAATAA